A window of the Salvelinus alpinus chromosome 3, SLU_Salpinus.1, whole genome shotgun sequence genome harbors these coding sequences:
- the aarsd1 gene encoding alanyl-tRNA editing protein Aarsd1 isoform X2: MKQEINGKKETVKGFNVKLQDTILFPEGGGQPDDHGLIGDVPVLRVTRQGAEAVHFVSSALEVGQEVQLKVDWERRFDHMQQHSGQHLITAIAESMFGYKTTSWELGRQRSTIELDTPSMKPAQMEALEAAVNEKIRAHVPVAVQVLSLNDPALEQVRSRGLPDDAAGPIRIIDIEGIDVNMCCGTHVSNLSHLQVIKLLGTEKGKKNKTNLLFLVGNRVLKYAEKSYSTERSLVSLLKTGPDDHVDTVDKIQKTVKGLQKSNLGLLRDMAVLIAQNFKCNPERGNFFTLHKKEGDNEFMSIIANEIGTEETLVFLTVGEEKGPGLFLLAGPSGKVSELGPRVLEMLQGKGAGKNGRFQGKVNSMARRGEVETLIQEQCKNEQ; encoded by the exons ATGAAACAAGAAATCAATGGGAAGAAAGAAACCGTTAAAGGCTTCAATGTCAAGCTCCAAGACACCATATTGTTTCCTGAGGGAGGTGGTCAG CCAGATGACCACGGGCTGATTGGAGATGTGCCGGTGCTGCGGGTGACGAGGCAGGGAGCTGAGGCTGTGCACTTTGTGAGTTCAGCTCTAGAGGTGGGCCAGGAGGTGCAGCTGAAGGTGGACTGGGAGCGGAGGTTTGACCACATGCAGCAACACTCAG GGCAACATCTAATCACAGCTATTGCAGAATCCATGTTTGGGTACAAGACCACATCCTG GGAGTTGGGGCGTCAGCGCAGCACCATAGAGCTGGACACTCCCTCCATGAAGCCTGCCCAGATGGAGGCCCTCGAGGCAGCAGTCAATGAGAAGATACGTGCTCATGTTCCCGTCGCTGTTCAGGTCCTCTCCTTAAATGACCCTGCATTGGAACAG GTGAGGAGTCGCGGTCTCCCGGACGACGCAGCGGGGCCTATCCGGATCATCGACATCGAGGGCATTGACGTCAACATGTGCTGTGGGACCCACGTGTCCAACCTCAGTCACTTACAG GTCATAAAACTCCTGGGGACTGAGAAAGGAAAGAAGAACAAAACTAATCTGTTATTTCTAGTGGGAAACCGGGTCCTGAAGTATGCTGAGAAAAGCTACAGCACAGAACGCTCACTGGTATCCCTCCTCAA AACGGGACCAGATGATCATGTTGATACAGTGGACAAGATCCAGAAGACTGTTAAGGGGCTACAGAAA AGTAACCTGGGCCTACTGAGAGACATGGCTGTTCTAATAGCCCAGAACTTCAAGTGCAACCCAGAGAGGGGCAACTTCTTTACCTTACACAA GAAGGAGGGTGACAACGAGTTCATGAGTATCATAGCCAATGAAATAGGCACTGAG GAGACTTTGGTTTTCCTGACTGTTGGAGAGGAGAAAGGACCAGGGCTGTTCCTGCTGGCAGGACCCAGTGGGAAAGTGTCTGAACTGGGACCACG AGTGCTGGAGATGCTCCAGGGCAAAGGGGCTGGGAAGAACGGGCGCTTCCAGGGCAAAGTAAACAGCATGGCACGCCGAGGGGAGGTGGAGACCCTAATACAGGAACAATGCAAGAACGAGCAGTAA
- the aarsd1 gene encoding alanyl-tRNA editing protein Aarsd1 isoform X1 yields the protein MAFQCQRDCYMQEFVTSVVACSPGEMKQEINGKKETVKGFNVKLQDTILFPEGGGQPDDHGLIGDVPVLRVTRQGAEAVHFVSSALEVGQEVQLKVDWERRFDHMQQHSGQHLITAIAESMFGYKTTSWELGRQRSTIELDTPSMKPAQMEALEAAVNEKIRAHVPVAVQVLSLNDPALEQVRSRGLPDDAAGPIRIIDIEGIDVNMCCGTHVSNLSHLQVIKLLGTEKGKKNKTNLLFLVGNRVLKYAEKSYSTERSLVSLLKTGPDDHVDTVDKIQKTVKGLQKSNLGLLRDMAVLIAQNFKCNPERGNFFTLHKKEGDNEFMSIIANEIGTEETLVFLTVGEEKGPGLFLLAGPSGKVSELGPRVLEMLQGKGAGKNGRFQGKVNSMARRGEVETLIQEQCKNEQ from the exons ATGGCGTTTCAGTGTCAAAGGGACTGTTACATGCAAGag TTTGTCACCTCAGTGGTGGCTTGCTCACCTGGTGAAATGAAACAAGAAATCAATGGGAAGAAAGAAACCGTTAAAGGCTTCAATGTCAAGCTCCAAGACACCATATTGTTTCCTGAGGGAGGTGGTCAG CCAGATGACCACGGGCTGATTGGAGATGTGCCGGTGCTGCGGGTGACGAGGCAGGGAGCTGAGGCTGTGCACTTTGTGAGTTCAGCTCTAGAGGTGGGCCAGGAGGTGCAGCTGAAGGTGGACTGGGAGCGGAGGTTTGACCACATGCAGCAACACTCAG GGCAACATCTAATCACAGCTATTGCAGAATCCATGTTTGGGTACAAGACCACATCCTG GGAGTTGGGGCGTCAGCGCAGCACCATAGAGCTGGACACTCCCTCCATGAAGCCTGCCCAGATGGAGGCCCTCGAGGCAGCAGTCAATGAGAAGATACGTGCTCATGTTCCCGTCGCTGTTCAGGTCCTCTCCTTAAATGACCCTGCATTGGAACAG GTGAGGAGTCGCGGTCTCCCGGACGACGCAGCGGGGCCTATCCGGATCATCGACATCGAGGGCATTGACGTCAACATGTGCTGTGGGACCCACGTGTCCAACCTCAGTCACTTACAG GTCATAAAACTCCTGGGGACTGAGAAAGGAAAGAAGAACAAAACTAATCTGTTATTTCTAGTGGGAAACCGGGTCCTGAAGTATGCTGAGAAAAGCTACAGCACAGAACGCTCACTGGTATCCCTCCTCAA AACGGGACCAGATGATCATGTTGATACAGTGGACAAGATCCAGAAGACTGTTAAGGGGCTACAGAAA AGTAACCTGGGCCTACTGAGAGACATGGCTGTTCTAATAGCCCAGAACTTCAAGTGCAACCCAGAGAGGGGCAACTTCTTTACCTTACACAA GAAGGAGGGTGACAACGAGTTCATGAGTATCATAGCCAATGAAATAGGCACTGAG GAGACTTTGGTTTTCCTGACTGTTGGAGAGGAGAAAGGACCAGGGCTGTTCCTGCTGGCAGGACCCAGTGGGAAAGTGTCTGAACTGGGACCACG AGTGCTGGAGATGCTCCAGGGCAAAGGGGCTGGGAAGAACGGGCGCTTCCAGGGCAAAGTAAACAGCATGGCACGCCGAGGGGAGGTGGAGACCCTAATACAGGAACAATGCAAGAACGAGCAGTAA